The Stieleria sp. JC731 genome has a segment encoding these proteins:
- a CDS encoding DUF1588 domain-containing protein, with product MKNENFTNPMKSLTHLAAIFLACCVCLFGNVPAAPAQENSEAVTADNKSVDEAAKADETVLQRGERLYAEQCLSCHGENGKGQTEGYTDPLIGDASIGQLAEIIAETMPEEDPDLCVGDDAKAVAEYVHQSFYSEAAQLRNRPAQVAFSRLTGRQLQQSLADLYTHFYSSPWFEKKQGLSGSYFDSNRWDSKKLKVERTDKTVDFSFGHEAPVEGVAAEEFYIHWSGSLNVEHTGRYEIVVHSTCSMKLHLGHQDEVLIDNHVQSEGKTEFRETLNLLGGRQYPISIDFTQRKRKTEQPPAELSLRWIPPGGVEHVIPAENLYPGVFPSSFALQTKLPPDDRSYGYERGTRVDRGWEDAVTKAAFEFGNVAAKRLWPHYRRQHRDDSDENRGRLRGFLTELASVAFQGELDEESKKLYVDDQLAAAEDDHMAILRSCLLIIKSPRFLYPSANGNRSRDMKVASRLAMTLYDSIPADRWLLDQAKKGELKLDAEGVEGRIRQTASRMVRDPRLRGKVIAMFFDWLDVDPTAEINKDESQFAGFDQAMAMQLRRSLEQQLSDVFWSDASDYRQLFLRDWNYTNEKLASFYGETFQPEGETNGDEMVRSRPDPERTFGVLTHPMITSHLSYFDTTSPIHRGVFLIRRVLGRTLRPPNEAFTPLDPDLHPDLTTRQRVELQTGEQSCQVCHQKINALGFSLENYDAVGRFRAMEKGKPINAAGSYVTRTDQTVPFESAGDLARFLAENDDAHRAFVERVFEYFVKQPIAAFGPGTHDKLTNQFRESQFNMRELIVEIAVLVAMDELNEELTHEAT from the coding sequence ATGAAAAACGAAAACTTCACCAACCCGATGAAATCGCTGACACACTTGGCGGCGATTTTCCTAGCTTGCTGCGTCTGTCTATTTGGAAACGTTCCAGCCGCACCGGCCCAGGAAAATTCCGAAGCAGTCACGGCTGACAATAAATCCGTTGATGAAGCTGCCAAAGCTGACGAAACGGTGCTACAGCGCGGCGAACGCCTGTACGCAGAACAGTGTCTGTCATGCCACGGAGAAAATGGCAAAGGTCAAACAGAGGGGTATACCGATCCGCTTATCGGTGACGCTTCGATCGGCCAACTGGCAGAAATCATCGCGGAAACGATGCCAGAGGAAGATCCGGACCTGTGCGTTGGCGACGATGCAAAAGCGGTTGCCGAGTATGTGCATCAGTCGTTTTATTCCGAGGCGGCCCAACTGCGCAACCGTCCCGCTCAAGTCGCGTTTTCTCGACTAACGGGCCGCCAGCTACAGCAAAGTCTCGCCGATCTGTACACGCATTTTTACTCGTCACCATGGTTCGAGAAAAAACAAGGGCTTAGCGGATCGTATTTCGACAGCAATCGCTGGGACAGCAAGAAGCTGAAAGTCGAACGGACTGATAAAACCGTGGACTTCAGCTTCGGCCACGAAGCACCCGTGGAGGGCGTCGCTGCGGAAGAGTTTTACATCCACTGGAGCGGCTCACTTAACGTCGAGCACACCGGGCGGTACGAAATCGTCGTTCATTCGACCTGTTCGATGAAGCTTCACCTTGGCCACCAAGACGAAGTTCTAATCGACAACCACGTCCAATCCGAAGGCAAGACAGAGTTTCGCGAAACGCTTAACTTGCTAGGCGGCCGTCAGTACCCAATTTCCATTGATTTCACCCAGCGCAAACGTAAAACGGAACAACCGCCCGCAGAGCTTTCACTCCGCTGGATTCCCCCGGGAGGCGTCGAGCACGTCATTCCGGCTGAAAATCTATATCCCGGTGTATTCCCCAGTAGCTTCGCACTGCAAACCAAACTGCCGCCAGACGATCGCAGCTATGGGTACGAACGTGGAACCCGCGTCGACCGTGGGTGGGAGGACGCCGTCACTAAAGCTGCCTTCGAATTCGGGAACGTTGCAGCCAAGCGGCTCTGGCCACACTACCGTCGCCAACACCGAGACGATTCTGACGAAAACCGGGGCCGACTACGTGGATTCCTGACCGAACTGGCCTCGGTCGCGTTCCAAGGTGAACTCGATGAAGAGTCCAAAAAGCTGTACGTCGACGATCAGCTCGCGGCCGCAGAAGACGACCACATGGCGATTTTGCGATCGTGTTTGTTGATCATCAAGTCGCCAAGGTTTCTGTATCCGAGCGCAAATGGAAACCGATCGCGTGACATGAAAGTTGCCTCGCGTTTGGCAATGACGCTTTACGATTCCATCCCCGCCGACCGCTGGTTACTGGATCAAGCGAAGAAGGGCGAACTGAAGCTCGATGCTGAGGGCGTGGAAGGACGCATCCGTCAGACCGCCAGCCGAATGGTTCGCGATCCAAGGCTTCGTGGCAAAGTCATCGCGATGTTCTTTGACTGGCTGGACGTCGATCCGACGGCGGAGATCAACAAAGATGAGTCTCAATTCGCGGGATTCGACCAAGCCATGGCGATGCAACTTCGCCGCTCGCTTGAACAGCAACTCTCCGATGTTTTCTGGTCCGATGCGAGCGACTATCGCCAACTGTTTCTACGCGATTGGAACTACACCAACGAGAAACTGGCTAGTTTCTACGGTGAAACGTTCCAGCCCGAAGGCGAAACCAATGGCGACGAAATGGTTCGAAGCCGACCGGATCCGGAACGTACCTTTGGCGTTCTGACCCATCCGATGATCACGAGTCATCTGAGCTACTTTGACACCACATCCCCAATCCATCGCGGCGTGTTTTTGATCCGCCGAGTTTTAGGACGAACCTTGCGCCCGCCAAACGAGGCGTTCACGCCGCTGGATCCCGATCTGCACCCTGACCTAACCACTCGGCAACGGGTCGAATTGCAAACCGGAGAACAATCCTGCCAGGTATGTCATCAAAAGATTAACGCACTCGGGTTTTCACTAGAAAACTACGACGCCGTCGGCCGCTTTCGAGCAATGGAAAAGGGGAAACCGATCAATGCCGCTGGCAGCTACGTTACGCGGACCGATCAGACCGTTCCCTTCGAATCGGCGGGCGATTTGGCTAGATTTTTAGCCGAGAACGACGATGCACACAGGGCCTTTGTCGAGCGGGTATTCGAATACTTTGTCAAGCAACCGATCGCGGCGTTTGGCCCCGGCACACATGACAAACTGACCAATCAATTTCGTGAATCACAATTCAACATGCGTGAATTGATCGTTGAAATCGCGGTGCTAGTCGCGATGGATGAACTCAATGAGGAGCTGACACATGAAGCGACGTGA
- a CDS encoding PQQ-binding-like beta-propeller repeat protein, with translation MKRIKAAAAVVALASCISSTQATSLRAADWPQYRGPNGDGKIAESITQKSDAKLNVQWVTETPLGFSSFAVADGLAFTIIAEGNSEVLLALNADNGNKAWSYPMGSNDYGHDGGNAGARDNRGGDGPRSTPTASAGSVFVYDSNLVLHCVDAKTGQPEWKHNVATEFGGENIKWMNATSPLVDEKLVYVSGGGSGQAFLAFEKSTGELAWKSGSETITHATPVLTSIDGTKQMINFVQSGLVSVDAATGQELWRTKFPFSVSTAASPIVDGNLVYCSAGYSVGAGLFEIVDNKKVNEIWFKPNELMNHWSTPVVYNGHLYGIFEFKKYGRAPLNCVNLKTGEIVWSESGFGPGNCILVGDKLVVLSDAGEVAIVNATTDGYQELARLDALKGKCWSTPAYSNGKIYVRSTEEGACLTIE, from the coding sequence ATGAAACGAATCAAAGCTGCTGCAGCCGTTGTTGCTCTTGCCAGTTGCATTTCCAGCACTCAAGCGACCAGTCTACGAGCGGCCGATTGGCCGCAATACCGTGGCCCCAATGGCGATGGGAAGATTGCGGAATCCATCACACAAAAGTCTGACGCCAAGTTGAATGTCCAATGGGTGACCGAGACTCCTCTCGGTTTCAGCTCGTTCGCAGTCGCTGACGGGTTGGCTTTCACAATCATCGCCGAGGGCAACAGCGAGGTCCTGCTCGCGTTGAACGCAGACAACGGCAATAAAGCATGGTCATATCCGATGGGGTCAAACGACTACGGACACGACGGTGGCAATGCCGGTGCAAGAGACAACCGAGGCGGTGACGGACCAAGGTCGACACCGACGGCCAGTGCCGGAAGCGTCTTTGTTTACGATTCCAATTTGGTTCTGCACTGTGTCGATGCCAAAACCGGCCAACCCGAATGGAAGCACAACGTGGCGACCGAGTTTGGCGGTGAAAACATCAAGTGGATGAATGCGACAAGTCCGCTTGTTGATGAGAAGCTGGTCTACGTCAGCGGTGGCGGATCGGGGCAGGCGTTCTTGGCATTTGAAAAGTCAACTGGTGAGCTGGCTTGGAAAAGTGGCAGTGAAACGATCACGCACGCAACACCGGTACTGACTTCTATCGATGGAACAAAACAGATGATCAATTTTGTTCAATCGGGATTGGTTTCTGTTGATGCCGCAACCGGACAGGAATTGTGGCGAACGAAATTCCCGTTTTCCGTTTCGACGGCTGCCTCACCTATTGTCGACGGCAACCTCGTTTATTGTTCCGCTGGCTATTCGGTCGGTGCCGGTCTATTCGAGATCGTCGACAACAAGAAAGTTAACGAGATTTGGTTTAAGCCAAACGAATTGATGAATCACTGGAGTACGCCTGTGGTTTACAACGGGCACCTGTACGGCATCTTTGAGTTCAAGAAATATGGTCGTGCACCGCTCAATTGCGTGAACCTAAAGACAGGCGAAATCGTGTGGTCAGAAAGTGGGTTTGGCCCTGGGAACTGCATCCTTGTTGGTGACAAGTTGGTGGTCCTTTCGGACGCCGGTGAAGTCGCAATCGTCAACGCGACGACCGATGGTTACCAAGAGTTGGCTCGCCTGGATGCACTCAAAGGCAAATGTTGGTCGACACCTGCCTATAGCAACGGAAAGATCTACGTTCGCAGCACCGAAGAAGGCGCTTGCTTGACGATTGAATAG
- a CDS encoding TIM barrel protein encodes MLKNFSPKALGINGRQSELIELALTYGFSSMDVDMYEMLRRAQRSTAEDATKFVRAALGEGTGRLEQIGGFQLEVDLDAEDGAFTSQLGTLHPLSELAESLGVTRAYINLPSSTDRMPYHEYFELQRGRISQIAEVLASRNIKLGVGFDATKELANPKQFDFIRNVEGLIAFINAVGSDSVGFIVDTWDWVIGGGAMDQLSELAGDKIVAVRLGSVADDADVSKATRKDCVLPELEGSLNHTNVVKQLAAAGFEGPISPSASPSRYKGQTRENTVTQAQQAIDGICSAAGLEVKPLPMELIDEDAMNEAAAPMS; translated from the coding sequence ATGCTAAAGAATTTCTCGCCAAAAGCACTCGGCATCAATGGTCGCCAGAGTGAGCTTATCGAACTGGCCCTGACGTACGGTTTTTCGTCGATGGACGTCGACATGTACGAAATGCTGCGACGCGCCCAGCGTTCGACCGCCGAAGACGCGACCAAGTTCGTTCGTGCGGCTCTTGGCGAAGGCACCGGCCGACTGGAGCAAATCGGTGGCTTCCAGCTGGAAGTTGACCTGGACGCCGAAGACGGCGCGTTCACCAGCCAACTCGGAACACTGCACCCATTGTCCGAATTGGCAGAAAGCTTGGGCGTGACCCGCGCTTACATCAATTTGCCATCCTCGACCGACCGCATGCCGTACCACGAGTACTTTGAATTGCAACGTGGCCGAATCAGCCAAATCGCTGAAGTTCTGGCATCACGCAACATCAAGTTGGGTGTCGGTTTCGACGCAACCAAGGAATTGGCCAATCCAAAGCAATTCGATTTCATCCGCAACGTCGAAGGCCTAATCGCGTTCATCAACGCCGTTGGCAGCGATTCCGTCGGATTCATCGTCGACACCTGGGATTGGGTCATCGGTGGCGGTGCGATGGACCAACTGAGCGAATTGGCAGGTGACAAAATCGTTGCAGTTCGCCTCGGTTCGGTTGCAGACGACGCAGACGTCAGCAAAGCGACTCGCAAGGACTGCGTCCTTCCTGAACTCGAAGGCTCGCTGAACCACACCAACGTTGTCAAGCAATTGGCTGCTGCGGGTTTCGAAGGCCCAATCTCGCCATCGGCATCGCCTTCACGATACAAAGGGCAAACCCGCGAGAACACCGTCACACAAGCCCAACAAGCGATCGACGGAATCTGCTCCGCAGCCGGATTGGAAGTCAAGCCATTGCCAATGGAATTGATCGACGAAGACGCAATGAACGAAGCTGCTGCTCCGATGTCATAA